GGGAGGTGGGGCGCGACGTCACCTCTCGCGCCACCTTGAGCGCGCCCGACAAGGCATCCCCGGCGAGCTTGCGAGCGCCCACCAGGGGATGGCCGTGGACGGCCTCGCGCGCGGCGCCTATCACGCTCTTGACGGCGTCGAGCGCCAGCTCCTTCACGCGCTCCCGGCCGAAGCCTTCACCAGTGCCTTCGCCGGGGCCTTCACCAGAGTCCTCCATGTGAGGTGTCTGCGCGTGAGGTGTCTGCGCGGAGGCCTTGCTCGTGCGGGCCTCCACCGAGGGAAGCTCCTCGTGCTTCCGGGCCTGTTGCTCGCGCGCGGCCTGGGCCGCCTCCTGTTGCTTCTTCAGCTCATACCGCGCGCGACGCTCCTGATAGAGCTGCTCGGTGCGGGCGTGGGCATGGCCGTAGCGCACCTTGTTGGCCACCTCCGCGGCGGGCTCTCTCTTGGGGGTGTCGCGGGTGTTCTCGTCGGGGGCGGCCACGGTGTTCTGCTCGTCACGGAACGTCTTGGTCATCCTCGGCTCCTCGCGTCTGGACGCGTCGTTGAATCTTCTCGTTGAGCCTTCCAAGGTAGGTCGTGCACCGTGCCCGGGAATGGGTTCGAAGCAGGCGGGCGGACGGGCGCTCCATCTTCCGCTCCAACACCAGACACGGCGGGTCCCTGGGTCCGCGCGGAACCCCTCCCTCGGGGCCGCCCCTCGCGCCCAAGGACAGCAGTCCGGGCGTCTGGCTTTCAGTCCTGGACAGACAGGGCGCTTCGCGAGCCGGGGACCGTCTGGAGAGTGTTCACCCCGGTGCGCTTTCCCCATTCCCAGGGGATGCGGGTAGGCGGGGACCTCCGGGTATTTTCCGCCTCCCGGAAGATGCCGTGGACGGAGCGGCGTTCCGGGGCGGGACGGACGGTTCTTCCCTCTGCGAGGGGCGGCGGGCCTCACGCGAGCGCCTGGGTGGGATCGGGCCTTGCAGAACCTCGCGGCATGAGCCCCGCCGCCTCGCCCCCGCTGTTCTGTCCATTCCCCACGCAGGAACATCCCCGCCTGCTGCAACTCGAGCAGGAGGCCCTGGCGCGCTGGGCGGGCCAGTTGGAGACGCCCGCGCAGCATGTCGACCTCGAGAAGTTGTGCCGCGGCCACTTCCCCCTGTTGCTCGGCTGCGCCCATCCCACGGTGCCCCCGGAGCGACTGGGCGCGGCGCTCGACTTCCTCATCTGGAACTTCTCCTGGAATGACCAGATGGACGGGGTGCCCCCGGTCTGGCTTCAGGAGCAGAGCTGGCTGGCGTTGGCGGTGTTGCAGGGGGCCACGCCCGCGCGCGATGCGCTGCCCTCGCTGTGGCTGCTCCGGGACATCCGCGAGCGGCTGCTCGGGCCCATGCCCCGCCTCTGGCGCGAGCGCTTCATCCTGGCCTGCCAGTCGTACTTCCGGGGGACGATTCGCGAGGCGCGGGTGCGTTCCGAGCGTCTGTGCCTGGACGTGTCGTCCTACGTCGAGCTGCGCCGCCTGTCGGCGGGCACGTCCATGGTGTTCACCCAGATGGAGGCGCTCGAGGGCTTCTTCCTCCCGGAGGACATCCTGGCCCACCCGGCGCTCGTGCAGCTCGCGCGCACCGCCACGGACGTGATGGCCTGGGCCAACGATCTCTTCTCGCTGGAGCGCGACCTGCGGGACGACTTCCACCCGAACCTGGTGCTCTCGCTGCAAGTCGAGCGGACCCTGCCGCTGGACGAGGCGCTGCGCGCGGCGGCGGAGATGCACGACACCGCGGTGCGGCGCTTCCTCGTCCAGGAGCGCTCCCTGCCTTCGTTTGGCGTGCATGACGCCGCCGTGTCGCGGCTCGTGCTCGGGATGCGCCGGTGGATCCGCGCCAACCTCGACTGGTCGCTGCGGACGGGCCGCTATCCGCGGACCGCCGCGTCCGAGTGCTCGCGCGTGGCGTGAACCTCCTCACAACCCGAGCCAGGCCAGGAGCGCGCCCAGGTCCTCATCCGACAGGGCCTCGCGGCTGTAGGGCGGCATGTTGCCCCCCACGCCGAAGAAGCGGCCATGGCGCACCTTCTCGATGAAGACGAGGCCCGGGGTGCTGTTGGGAAAGAGCGGGTGGTACTCGTGGGCCACGTCGGGCAGCACGGGGGCGAGCGCCGTGAGCCGCCCCTTCCCGGTGCGCACCTCGCCATGACAGTCCTGGCACGCCGCGCGGTACACCTCCGCGCCCCGGCGGGCGTCTCCCCGCGGCACGTCGGTGATGTCTCGCACGAGCGTGAAGGGTTGCGCCGGCGAGTCGGGCTGGGGGCTGAGGCCCACCATGTACTCGTAGAGGGCGCGGCTCTTGGCATCCTCCGCCTCGAGGGGAGCGGTGCCGCGCATGAAGGCGGTGTAGCAGAAGTTCACCGCGTCCAGCAGCGTCACCTCGTAGCCGCCCCACCAGTGGGGGCGCGAGGCCACGCCCACCAGCGACAGGCCCGTGTACAGCTTGTCCCGGGCCTGCTCGCTCGACGTCGCGTGACACGTGGCGCACGAGAAGGCGTTGTACTGGCTCGTCGACAGCCGGGAGTCCCGGAACAGGGCCTCGCCGTATTCTTCCGCGGGAGTGGGACCACACCCGGCCACCAGCCCCGCCACCGCGCAGGCCACCGCGCCCGCCACCCCTCGTGTCCTCATGGCTTGCTCCTCAGCAGGCCCACCGAGTCCGGATAGATGCCCACCCTCACCGTCTTCTTCACCGCGCCCGCCTCCAGATCCAGCACGTGCAGGGTGCCCGGACCCACATGGTCTCCCTCGCACACCGCCAACGCCTGCTTGCCCCCCGGTATCAGCTCCACCTGGTGCACGTTGAGACAGCCCGCGGGCGACAGTGGAATCTTCCCCTTCACGGCGGGCCCGCTCCCGCTCACGTCGATGATGGCCACGGTATCCACCCGCTGGTAGGGCAG
Above is a window of Cystobacter fuscus DNA encoding:
- a CDS encoding terpene synthase family protein; this translates as MSPAASPPLFCPFPTQEHPRLLQLEQEALARWAGQLETPAQHVDLEKLCRGHFPLLLGCAHPTVPPERLGAALDFLIWNFSWNDQMDGVPPVWLQEQSWLALAVLQGATPARDALPSLWLLRDIRERLLGPMPRLWRERFILACQSYFRGTIREARVRSERLCLDVSSYVELRRLSAGTSMVFTQMEALEGFFLPEDILAHPALVQLARTATDVMAWANDLFSLERDLRDDFHPNLVLSLQVERTLPLDEALRAAAEMHDTAVRRFLVQERSLPSFGVHDAAVSRLVLGMRRWIRANLDWSLRTGRYPRTAASECSRVA
- a CDS encoding c-type cytochrome, with protein sequence MRTRGVAGAVACAVAGLVAGCGPTPAEEYGEALFRDSRLSTSQYNAFSCATCHATSSEQARDKLYTGLSLVGVASRPHWWGGYEVTLLDAVNFCYTAFMRGTAPLEAEDAKSRALYEYMVGLSPQPDSPAQPFTLVRDITDVPRGDARRGAEVYRAACQDCHGEVRTGKGRLTALAPVLPDVAHEYHPLFPNSTPGLVFIEKVRHGRFFGVGGNMPPYSREALSDEDLGALLAWLGL